From one Nitrosococcus halophilus Nc 4 genomic stretch:
- the lptE gene encoding LPS assembly lipoprotein LptE — protein MVRQWLGRAALFSLLLLAGCGFHLRGDTQLSPLLERTYLQGVVPYSDLGVGLKRSLEAYGVTVTSVPAEASAILSVTYNQLQRQVLSVGATGKVQEYALKYVLQFQVTNPKGEILLPSQQLELMREYQFDERSVLSAGEQEALLREVLQEEMVQQILWRLEALPPTLNG, from the coding sequence ATGGTTAGGCAATGGCTAGGGAGAGCCGCTTTATTCTCGCTATTGCTGCTGGCAGGCTGTGGTTTTCATCTGCGTGGCGATACTCAACTTTCGCCCTTATTGGAACGCACCTACCTGCAAGGAGTGGTGCCTTACAGTGATTTGGGAGTCGGCCTTAAGCGTAGCCTTGAGGCCTATGGGGTTACCGTCACCTCAGTGCCTGCAGAAGCCAGCGCCATATTAAGCGTGACCTACAACCAGTTGCAGCGGCAAGTGCTTTCTGTGGGAGCAACGGGTAAGGTGCAAGAATATGCGCTTAAATATGTATTGCAGTTTCAAGTCACCAATCCTAAGGGGGAAATATTGCTACCATCCCAGCAGCTGGAGTTAATGAGGGAGTATCAGTTTGACGAGCGCAGTGTGCTTTCAGCCGGAGAGCAAGAAGCTCTGTTGCGGGAGGTCTTGCAGGAAGAAATGGTACAGCAGATTCTCTGGCGTTTAGAGGCGTTACCGCCCACCCTGAATGGATGA
- the holA gene encoding DNA polymerase III subunit delta yields MRVKLEQLAAHLERKIAPIYLLFGDEPLLIEEAADLIRAQARSQGFNEREVMHVDRGFDWGQLQLATESLSLFASRRLLELRLSGGGVGEPGAKALQAYGKDPSRDTLLLIISNKLERRHQGSSWFSLLEQAGVVVQVFKVDPSLLPRWIERRMQSKNLHPTPEAVTALAERLEGNLLACAQEIDKLALLCPEGTIDIHGVEEVVADSARYDAFRLVESALAGDVVRISRIWRGLRAEGVDPSVVLGALAWELRRLVRVATACAQGTPVDQALREERVWERRKALSKQALSRHAAYRWRIFLQRLSDIDRMIKGAAKGRPWEAILQLCIAIAGVELFPPCRGNLGYELDRA; encoded by the coding sequence ATGAGAGTTAAGCTAGAACAGCTCGCCGCCCATCTGGAGCGTAAAATTGCTCCCATTTACTTGCTCTTCGGCGATGAACCGCTGCTAATAGAAGAAGCGGCTGATCTGATTCGTGCCCAAGCCCGCTCTCAAGGCTTTAATGAGCGGGAGGTGATGCATGTTGACCGTGGGTTTGACTGGGGGCAATTGCAACTGGCCACCGAAAGTCTCTCTTTGTTCGCCTCCCGTCGCCTTCTTGAGTTACGCTTGTCGGGCGGGGGCGTTGGGGAGCCTGGAGCTAAAGCGTTGCAAGCTTATGGGAAAGACCCAAGCCGGGACACCCTTTTGCTGATCATTAGTAATAAATTGGAGCGCCGGCACCAGGGGAGTTCATGGTTTTCCCTGCTTGAGCAAGCGGGGGTTGTGGTCCAGGTGTTTAAAGTCGATCCCTCTTTGCTGCCCCGGTGGATTGAGCGCCGGATGCAGAGCAAAAACCTGCATCCTACGCCGGAGGCCGTAACCGCGTTGGCGGAGCGCTTGGAAGGCAATCTGCTCGCTTGTGCCCAAGAGATTGATAAGTTGGCCTTGTTGTGTCCGGAAGGGACCATCGATATCCATGGGGTAGAGGAGGTCGTTGCCGACAGTGCCCGTTATGATGCATTTCGCCTTGTAGAGAGTGCGTTAGCAGGCGATGTGGTTCGGATATCACGGATCTGGCGTGGGCTGCGTGCCGAAGGTGTGGATCCCTCTGTGGTTTTGGGGGCCTTGGCTTGGGAACTGCGGCGATTGGTTCGTGTCGCCACTGCTTGCGCCCAGGGAACCCCGGTAGATCAGGCCTTGAGAGAGGAGCGAGTATGGGAGCGACGCAAGGCCCTGAGCAAGCAGGCCCTGTCCCGCCATGCAGCGTACCGTTGGCGGATTTTCCTACAGCGATTGAGCGACATCGACCGGATGATTAAGGGCGCGGCGAAGGGCCGTCCGTGGGAGGCAATTCTGCAATTATGTATCGCTATTGCAGGAGTTGAGCTCTTCCCTCCGTGCCGGGGAAACTTGGGCTATGAGCTAGACAGGGCATAA